Within Vicia villosa cultivar HV-30 ecotype Madison, WI linkage group LG1, Vvil1.0, whole genome shotgun sequence, the genomic segment CTCTTTAAAATAATGTTATAAACTtgtaaagaaaacaaattaaaagcAATTGAATATAAACTGCGAGAATGTAAATTCTGGAAATAACAAGTTGCATAAAACtgtaaaaagaatataaaatggTGTTTACACGTACATTCTCAAATGACTCGTTTCTTAATATACATATACTTTTAGTTTTTGGTGAGATTTGGTACACAAATGAACACATGAATCCTAATGCTAAGACTCCTATATATACTACTTCGAAATAACTCTTTTCAACGGTCTTTCGATCAGGGCGTGCCACATTTCACTCGACATGCCTTCTTTTCGCCCTAGAGCTCCACGTGTTCTCTGATAAAACGGATAAAGACAAAAGGTAGTTATATATTCGTTCAAACTCAACTGCCTTGTCGAACGCTTCTCTTCGTTGAACCAACCATACaacttaaaaaatatttcgaaGTCCAAGTCCAACACTTACTCCTATCAGAGGCAACTTCGAGAGGTTTTCAACAAAGATACTATTTCGTCGAAAACTCATAATATCCATAACAAATATTTTCTTTCACTAACAAACATGGTGTCGAAAACTCCAGCTAACACCTCCATCACGTCTCCCATAGTTGGATCTAATCAAACGACAACTCGCACAAGGTGTTGAATCATATGCAGACGATTTTAACCGGTCTTACTATATAAAGACCATAACATGCCATTTCATGTATTCAATTCCTATTTTTTTGCTTATTCATATATTTGAGTGTTAACCTTGCAAATTGCAAATGTATCCTTCTCCACCGTACTAGAAGTCTAGTCCACTTCACTAAAATACTAGTCTATCGTATCTGAACTTGATTTCATCACCTACCTCTAATTCCTAAAAAGAACATATTCCACGAAAAACAATGATTTATGAGAAAGTTGGATTTATGAACGAGAAGGTAGAAACAGAAATTGATCTTTTCTAATTACCAATTTCTCCGATAAAATTTACTTCGTCGTTCATTAGTAGTAATCTCATTTTCCTTCTCTCTTAAGTGGCGAATTGGGTGCATAAGTGTTtaccaaatatttttcaaaaataaatgcaCCTCCAAGATGAGTGTTATTATGAATATTGGTACTAGTCCCAACTTTGAATCAAGTGGGTCAAAACTCAAAAAGCAAAGAGAAAATTGGCAGGTAACTGAAGCACGTACAAAGAGCTAAGAAATTATTGAGCCCATATAAAAGTTGTAACAATAAGAAAATGACATATCTCTTTCTACAACTCATTGCAAGCTGGTTAATACTTCCAACTTACACCACTTACCCTACCCTCTTCCGTACACACCAAAACTtgttcttttctttccttttagcTATCTTTAACCTTAAATTCAACCCCCATACACACATAACTTTAACATCATTGTAACCATATATTATATCACCTTCAATTATATATACAATGGCTTCCATCTTTTAAGTGATTTCCCTTCTAATATAGTTATTCTAGTATACTCAATTTAGGTTTTTAACTATATCTAACAATACCTAACTACATATAAATGAATTTGATCAAATTTATCCATTTATTTTTAGAGTGCACGTTACTAAATCGGTCTATCACTATATTATTCAGAAGGCCAACGTATCTACTCCGTTGATTTGAAATTAAATTTGAGAGTCAGTTCTACCAGATCCAATTTTTACGAGCTAATTGAATTTGTCAGAAAATACTCAGttgttttttatttacttttactATTGTAAGATTGTCAACTTCTTTTACATGGTCAAGAAAACTTAACAAGGAAAAAGGCAAACAAATTTTTGACATGTTGATGGAAAGATAATAGTAATATAGATGAAATAAAGAGAGTATATAGTGATGAAAGGATTTAGAGTGGAAAGTAAATCCTAAAAACTGGGGGGGAAATATTCTTATTGTTGGTGTGGTTAGATCCAAAAATGAAGATGTAATAGTAGGCCCAATAAATGgattagagagaaagagagagaggggTCTGGGTCTGGGACTGGGATGATGAAGTAGTGTAAGTGTAGTAGTATAGGCACTGTATAGTTTTGTACCATGTGAAGATTCCCATccttaaaataaataattggtcCCATTCTCTGCATGTTTTCACGTGTCCTGCCATTCTTATGCCGTTTATTACACCATCATGACCATCAGCTACTGCATAGGATTCGAATGCCCCACTCACAAACCAACcattattatctttttttttgttttttattttttcatattaaCCTCAATCTTCCTCCACGCgcctcttcttcaatctccaaCTATATCATATACTAACTAGTACACATCATATAATATAACTAGCTAAATTTCTTGATTAGAAGAGAAGGATGTAGAATATGCTATATGAAAAAGACAAGTTTGGATTTTATTTGAAAAGAGAATAGAAAAAGAGTGTAATGCAATGAATATAGCTTTTTATTTCTAACGTGGCTTGATTGACTTGTTTAAGCAAAATCCCTTTTTATTTATTGCGTATAGAATATGGaagtttttatataaaatatagaaTAAGAAGAATTTTATATGAAAAGATATAGAgtaatggattttttctttgtatttttaaaaatagattttttaaaaccgttttttaaaatattataagtttttttatatttgttttttctaaaatgaaacactaattttgaattcatagaacataaacatagattattgaagaccaaaacttagtcaaaatcacaattttttcataaagttgtatttcaaaaatgatttttatgaaaatctatttgaaatagcttcaaaattaagtgattttttgaaaatttgatatccaattttttttctcataaataaatgaaatacctaaaattacattttaagaataactattcaaataaaattttcatttgaagtttttataaaaagtttctttgtaaaaatttttgtcgcaaaattttgtaacactataaaaatcatttttaaaaaaaagccaaaacaaacgggcccatatTCTTAACATACGATTAAAATTAGATGATATGAATTGAACGGTGTTATAGTCTAAATAGATGTATCAAAATTAGAAATTTCTCTGTACATTTATATAGAATGAAAAACACTTCTGAAAATTCTAAAGTACCGTTTAATATGCATAAGCACTTCATAAAAatttgagattttgattaattcggatatgcatattcgaattcCTCCAACAGAAATTTGTGATATTAATTAATTCggatatgtatctccgaattaaccaaaattctaaaattcttttaattttatttttacatttttttatttataatataataaaaatgagttATTATCAATAAAGCATAacttaaacataaataattataaataagaaataaagagattaaaaaaaaaataattttataataatttatttatcacaaattttaaaaataattattatttaaatgagTACAACATTATGTATTAGTTATGAAATATCATGTTAAAAGTATTCTtctattatcattttaatttttaatttatattaattttttaaaattaattttatataaaaataatgtgttgatttaaatatttattaggataatattattattatatcttgattataatagtatatatttaattatatattttaattaatataattaaatatactattaattataatgattcaccttaattttaatgttttaataaatattgaattatttcagatatatatttaaaaaatatcaacataaaaaattggaatattttggaTATGTATCTTCGAAGTCACTTCTTTCTTAAAAAAAAGTTGACTTCAGATATGCATATGCGAagtcacattttttttaaaaaaaatgacttcgaatatgcatatctaaAATATAAAGGTATTTTAGAATTTTCACTGCAGGTCCCTAAGAAGGTATATGAGTCTATAGAGAAATTTCCATCAAAATTTATCTACAATACATTGGATCTGTTAAGATATTTTCATCACGTTCTAgatattcaattttaaattttcaaaaatatactttttttaatatactttattataattagatttaaatttttaaaattcattgaatattaaatttagaaaaatatactttttcaatataatttattataattagattttaatctTTAAAATTCATTGATTATTAAGTTTAGAcaaatatacttttttttaatataatttattatatttaaaatttattgaatacaaaagtttttgaaaaattatatatGGAAATGATATATTTCAATAATCTTTTATGTAatataaaattcttaaaacagcTGTAATATGAATCAAATTGTATTATAAAATGACTAGAATATGTTAAAATTTATCTTCGATTCATTGGATTGCTAAAAGATATTTTGAACATTCTAGATGTTGAATCCTAAATCtaaaaaagttatttattttttattataaataaattttaacttttaaatttattgattGAATCTACTAAGATATTCTGAACATATTCAATTCTAAATTtgaaaagtattttattttttatcataaataaattttatttttttaaagtcaTTGAATAACAAAAATCTAGATCTATATTTAAATCAAGTACATTGAATATTGAATATAGTAtcacaaaaatataattataaatagtGGGCAAATCATTCCTCATACATTCAAATTTATAAGTTAGAATTAGATTCAACTTAAATTTTAtcactatttattttttattcatgtgTAGTATGAAACAATGTCCAATTTTATGTGTTTAAATAACACATACAGGTCTTATGTGCAGTAGTCACATGTATCTTGGTCGTCCAATCAAAATCACCTCTCTAGAATTTAAGCTAaactttttttattcaaaaactttCAAATCTTTATCAAACGGTGGAGATACATGCTCCTAACCTAGATCCAAATAGCACACATGCATAGAATATAATACTAAGTTAGGGTAGTGAATTCACTTTCTTCTGAAAGAGTGTGGTGGTGTGCAATCTTTTCCCTTCCATACAAGGACAATATTTTTGATAAACGTGATAGAGAGAGGGCAGAGACAAaacaagagaaagagagagagaaaaataaagagtttttttttttgtaaagttGCATAACATTAACATTATGCTGATTTATTTCATACTGAGCATATGAATTGAATTCAAAAGATAGTACTAAAGTAAAGAGAGAGTGTGCTACTCTCTTTATCACACAAAACACAAACATGTTTGATGGAGTCCCAGACCAATTCCACCAATTCATAACTCCAAGAACCTCTTCTTCATCACTACCTCTTCATTTACCTTTCCCTCTTTCAACACCaccaaataacaacaacaacaacaacaccttcCCCACTTTTGATCCTTATAACCATCAACTACCACTCCAACTTCAACCAAACAATCTCTTGCACCCATTACACCCTCACAACAACAAAGATGAACCAAAAGACCAAACCACTCCTCCTTCGATCAACAACTTCCAAATTGAAAGAGATCAACGACAAATACTTCCTCAACTCGTTGATCCTTGGACCAACGACGAAGTTCTTGCACTCCTGAAGATCAGATCCAACATGGAGAATTGGTTCCCGGATTTCACCTGGGAGCACGTATCAAGGTATATTCAATCATCTTGTAAATCAGAGTTAGTTTATATTAATTGAGATTATTTAGTTTCCATGATGTGGAAGACAAAGACACACGTGCACCTTCAATTCAGCTCACAGAGAAACTGACACCACGAGACACAGTTCTCGAGAGAAACAGTAACAGAATTTgtctattagtattattattgctACGTATTGAAGACGATTGTGTGTAAGAGAAAGAGTAATTAAgtgcttttattttatgcttaaTTGTTGTTTTGGATTTATATACTTATGGTGTGTGCAGGAAGCTAGCTGAGGTTGGATTTAAACGTAGTGCAGAGAAATGCAAAGAGAAATTTGAAGAAGAGAGTAGATTTTTCaacaatattaatattaataataatcagaatcagaatcagaataattACGGTAAGAATTTTCGGTTTGTTACTGAACTTGAAGAGGTTTATCAAGGTGGGAGTGGTGGTGAGAATAAGCGGAACGAGGTGCAGGAGAAGATGAGGAGTGGatcgaatgatgatgatgattcgaGGAGCGATGAGGATTTGGTGATGAAGAAAGATGAAGATGAGGTGTTTGAGAAAAGTACTAGAAATGAAGAGAGGAAGAGGAAAAGAGGTGGTGATAGATTTGAAGTGTTCAAGGGTTTTTGTGAGagtgttgtgaagaaaatgatggATCAACAAGAGGAGATGCATAACAAGCTTATTGAGGATATGATTAAAAGAGATGAAGAGAAATTTAGTAGAGAAGAAGCTTGGAAGAAACAAGAGATGGAGAAAATGAACAAAGAGCTTGAGTTGATGGCACAAGAACAAGCTATTGCTGGTGATAGACAAGCCAGTATAATTCAGTTCTTGAATAAATTCTCATCAACAACAAATTCTTCTGCAATTTTAGCTTCACTTCAAAGCTTTGGAATCGGAAAAGAAGACAAATCCAAGGTAATTACACCTAAACATTTCTCAAATTCTACCACATTGCACTCACAAAACCCTAATCCTGAAACTCATGACAAAACTCTTCAACCAACATCTGAAAACCCTAGCTCAacccttccttcttcttctactACTTTAGCTCAACCTCGCAAATATACCGTCGGCGGCGAGAAAGAGGATATTGGTAGAAGATGGCCAAAAGATGAAGTGCTTGCATTGATAAACTTGAGGTGCAATTACAACAACaatgaagaaaaggaaggaaacaacaacaacaccaacaaagcACCACTATGGGAGAGAATATCTCAAGGAATGTTGGAGCTAGGATACAAAAGAAGTGCAAAGAGGTGCAAAGAGAAATGGGAGAACATAAACAAGTATTTCAGAAAAACAAAGGACAATGCTAATAGGAAAAGGTCACTTGATTC encodes:
- the LOC131644140 gene encoding trihelix transcription factor GTL2 translates to MFDGVPDQFHQFITPRTSSSSLPLHLPFPLSTPPNNNNNNNTFPTFDPYNHQLPLQLQPNNLLHPLHPHNNKDEPKDQTTPPSINNFQIERDQRQILPQLVDPWTNDEVLALLKIRSNMENWFPDFTWEHVSRKLAEVGFKRSAEKCKEKFEEESRFFNNININNNQNQNQNNYGKNFRFVTELEEVYQGGSGGENKRNEVQEKMRSGSNDDDDSRSDEDLVMKKDEDEVFEKSTRNEERKRKRGGDRFEVFKGFCESVVKKMMDQQEEMHNKLIEDMIKRDEEKFSREEAWKKQEMEKMNKELELMAQEQAIAGDRQASIIQFLNKFSSTTNSSAILASLQSFGIGKEDKSKVITPKHFSNSTTLHSQNPNPETHDKTLQPTSENPSSTLPSSSTTLAQPRKYTVGGEKEDIGRRWPKDEVLALINLRCNYNNNEEKEGNNNNTNKAPLWERISQGMLELGYKRSAKRCKEKWENINKYFRKTKDNANRKRSLDSRTCPYFHLLSNLYNQGKLVLQSEKNESNNNMNLPEENVVQEKKAPQDENIGGDGGESSDQVGPACW